A window of the Dictyostelium discoideum AX4 chromosome 4 chromosome, whole genome shotgun sequence genome harbors these coding sequences:
- the CYP519E1 gene encoding cytochrome P450 family protein: MGIGLIILYLLIGLLAYDFTKKNKKISKNDPKQPLAIPVLGHLHLFGSQPHRSLTELAKKFGGIFTLWMGDERSMVITDPNILRELYVKNHLNFYNRASSESIRIYSGNLVDISFSVGESWKNRRRYVSAALTKTKVLNVITLIEEQANFLINSMQYYAKSGEPFFPHKYYNKYTMNIVMSIGFSKTISENESVEEGPISQLIIPFYNILENLGSGNLGDYVWYTQPFFYFKNKKLEQDTKKVYTFLEEIYNEHIKNLDESNPRDLMDQLIISTGGKEKDMVIHVSTDFLLAGSDTNASTLEWFCIFLANNPEIQKKAYEELISVVGKDCKAVTTKYRDDCPYLVGAIKETLRMRTPAPLSLIRVSEEDFMTSGGIFIPKGTQIVPNLYGIGQNFVDDPSSYKPERWVEYYKNKTPTREMEATTETKSNITTEILPNDLDKVVLPFSIGPRNCPGNIISEINLFLACSNILLNFEFSNGGKKIDETEVFGITIHPKDFSIQLKKRE, encoded by the exons ATGGGAATTGgcttaataattttatatttattaattggtttattagCCTATGATTTt acaaaaaagaataaaaaaattagtaaaaatgATCCAAAGCAACCATTGGCAATTCCAGTATTAGGACATTTACATTTATTTGGAAGTCAACCACATCGTTCTTTAACAGAATTAGCAAAGAAATTTGGTGGAATTTTTACATTATGGATGGGTGATGAAAGATCAATGGTCATAACAGACCCAAATATACTTCGTGAATTATATgttaaaaatcatttaaatttttataatagaGCTTCATCAGAATCTATTAGAATTTATAGTGGAAATCTAGTTGATATATCATTTTCAGTTGGTGAATCATGGAAAAATAGACGTAGATATGTTTCTGCTGCACTCACAAAaacaaaagttttaaatgtAATAACTTTAATCGAAGAACAAGCtaactttttaattaattcgaTGCAATATTATGCAAAAAGTGGTGAACCT ttTTTCCCACATAAATATTATAACAAATATACAATGAATATTGTTATGAGTATTGGATTCAGTAAAACAATTAGTGAAAATGAAAGTGTTGAAGAAGGACCAATTtcacaattaataataccattttataatattttggaAAATCTTGGATCTGGAAATCTTGGTGATTATGTTTGGTATACAcaaccatttttttattttaaaaataaaaagttagaACAAGATACTAAAAAAGTTTATACATTCTTGGAAGAAATATATAATGAACATATTAAAAATCTTGATGAATCAAATCCAAGAGATTTAATggatcaattaattatttcaacTGGTggtaaagaaaaagatatgGTAATTCATGTTTCAACT gATTTCTTATTAGCTGGAAGTGATACAAATGCAAGTACACTTGAATGGTTTTGTATTTTCTTAGCAAATAATCCagaaattcaaaagaaaGCATATGAAGAATTAATTTCAGTTGTTGGAAAAGATTGTAAAGCTGTAACTACTAAATATAGAGATGATTGTCCATATTTAGTTGGTGCAATTAAAGAAACCCTTAGAATGCGTACTCCAGCACCATTGAGTTTAATTAGAGTTTCGGAAGAGGATTTTATGACATCAGGTGGTATATTTATTCCAAAAGGTACTCAAATCGTTCCAAATCTATATGGTATTGGTCAAAACTTTGTTGATGATCCATCAAGTTATAAACCAGAAAGATGGgttgaatattataaaaataaaaccccAACTAGAGAAATGGAGGCTACAACtgaaacaaaatcaaatattacaaCTGAAATATTACCAAATGATTTGGATAAAGTAGTTTTACCATTCTCTATTGGTCCACGTAATTGCCCAGGTAATATCATtagtgaaattaatttatttttagcttgctcaaatattttattaaattttgagtTTTCAAATGGTGGAAAAAAGATTGACGAAACTGAAGTTTTTGGAATTACAATTCACCCAAAAGAtttttcaattcaattaaaaaaaagagaataa